DNA sequence from the Phoenix dactylifera cultivar Barhee BC4 chromosome 13, palm_55x_up_171113_PBpolish2nd_filt_p, whole genome shotgun sequence genome:
TGATGGTCCCAATAACATCTAAACCGGATCCTGTTGTTCTATTAAACTTGCCATCAAGGACAATGAAGACCCTACGTTTTCAAGTGGCGAGGGCATGCATCAACTCGAATTTGTTTCTACGGATTGGCATCACAATCCTCAACtagtcttctcctttttctgacAAAGAAAAAATTTATTCTCAAAGAGAAATGTGCAGATAATGCGACAAGCATGGGACCTGGTTTGGTTTTAGGTCATTGTCATCACAATATTCCTCCGACCTGTCAACATGAGCATCGCCTTCGGGTGATGTGTTTCAAACCTAAGAGGGTGCTTGTAAGCAACAAACTGCACTAGAAGTCACGACAGATGTTTGTGCTGCAAGGTTATCATGAACTGTTCCAGTCTTTACGGAGATCGAAAAATCCAATCTCTAAAGTTGGTGCGTTCCTTACAACGGCTCTTGCTTCATTATGGGTTGTTCGAGTGATGGCGCGGACAACTGGACCGTAAAGACTGGATTCTCTAATCTCCATTCCAACTGGATAGATCCTAATCTTTGTGTAAGAATTTATTTTTTAGATGATCTTAGAAGAGCCAGGGTCATATCTTCTTACTTGTTTCCCATATGGGAGGTAAAACATTGCGTGCTATTAAAGCATTTGGGTTATTTGTCTTGGAACGATTGTGACATCATGATGTTTATTTCTTTTGAATAACAGTTTCATAATTTAGAAAGATATGGCCTTGACATACGGAGATATTTAACAATGGCATTTCCATTTACTTCCCAAATCTTTGGGATAGAACTTGTGGAAGATGTTTTAATGGTCTGGGCGAATATAGAGAGTTTTCTTAATCCGTCATatcatttttattatttctgGGCACAAACATAGATTGGCATTTTGATTGAATCCTAATCACGGGCCTTAAATAACAGAAATTAGTGAAAGAGTAACATTTTCCTTGCCTCTCTCATTGGTCCAACCTGCACTGTTCAGACCTGAAAAATTTCTCCCTATCTCACCAACTCTGGTCATTTCCTTTCTCAATCCTCTCTATCTCACCACACATATCCAGGTTATTCATCACCAAACCACGGAACACGTAATTTTTTGTTGCTTATAACAATTCAAGCATCTTCTATTAGCTTATATTTAGTGGCTTAGGCGCTATAACCAGTTCAAAACGACTGCTTGACTTTGAGAGGCAACTAAAGCAGAAGAAGTCAAGATAAATGACCCCAGCAAAAATGATGGCAATGAGTTCCAGACTGCACCTTCCAATGGGCAATGGCCATAACTTTCTACCTGAACATTTGAATTGCTATACTTACACATCCACCGAAAGGTCACAAGAATGAGATCCTAATCTCTGAAGGCTTCATAAATTTTCCGGTTTTAGTTGTCAACAATCGTAGATGATGATGAGTCATTTTTATATAGTAGTTCTTGTGTAACCTATCTTTTAATTGATTTGAGGGAGTTTCTGTCGGTTTGAACTGATAGAGTAATTTTTCCAAGAACATTTACGTACGTCTCAATGTTAATCACGATGGGATTCAAAGTTTGGAAACTAGCCAAAAAAATTGTGAGGTTGTAACTGACATGGAAGTTGCAGATGAGATCATGACATCTTCACCATCTGGCTTCTATTCATGCACTGGTAGGGGTATGCCAAAAACTCCACTGCAACACAGATGGACTTCTCTAATAAAAGAAACGAATCCGTTAGTTAGTCAAGAATAACCAGGATAGTCAtacttttttgttcttttcttcttttcccttttactGAAGATAATTCATATTTAAAACATTTCAGTTTGTTCGAGATTTTTCTCTTGACTCCACCCATTTCCAAGGTTTGAATCAAATCCACATGCGCTAACATGGCTTGCTTGGAAGAAATCATTTCTGAACTAGAAGAACCCCAATTTTCTGTCAAAAATAAGTCCTCCATAACACTTGCAACCGTAGATGGTGATAAATTTATATACAGTAGTCATCAGTAGGACGCAGGCGTATGTTCTCATCTGATGACAGTCGACAAATCTAACTCAACGTTTTGGGGAAATTAAATCATGGAGACAAAAGGTTttgaaggaagaagagatgatCTTATAAGACCCTTGTGTTGTTCTATGTGATGACAGCCAACAAATACAAATAAAACTTATAGTGGATATTCAAGGGGACAAATTAAAGGTTGAGGGATAAGAGATATATGATCCAAGTGTTTCCATATCCGTGATTTATCTATATCTGTATCCAtgtctatatctatatctatacatacaaactaaatatatataaattccAAGATATATGTATCTTGACCCTTGTCTTTTATCCAGTTAGCTATAAGCATAAGAAGAGACAAACTACCAGTGAATCCATGGGCAAGAATAACAGGGAGCTATTAATTAAAAGAAATTAAGGTGAGTGGTTGCTATCCATGTAACAAACACATAAACTCATATTATGAAAATTTATACTTTCCAATAAGTAGTCTAAGGTTTACCCAAAATGCATGAAATAAAACAAAGAAAACGCAAAAGTCGCCGAAAAAAGAGTCAAGAAATAGACAAATTAAATaggataacaataaaattcttgaGGAAATCCAAGTCTGTCTACTTATGTACCGCCGGAGCAACTACAAAAATCGATGACATCCAGAAGCCTCCTCTACGATCTCTAATCCAAGTCTTAGAGTTGTGAGCTCCAAATCGTTCTCTAAAGGGGTCAAATTCAAGTCCAGCCACAATATCTTCCCTGCACCAGCTTTCTCCTCTGCATGGACCTCGCCGGCCTCCGTGGGCTTGTGCCTCCTCATGTGGCCGCCCAAGGCCTGCCCTATGGGGAACTCCAAGCCACAAACAGGGCACTCATGCACCCTTTGCTTTGGCCTCTCCTTCTTGGGCGGCTCGACCCGATTCCTCCGGATTCTCGGCCTCAAGTGGCTCGTCCGGTGGCCTCCGAGCGCCTGGAACGTCGGAAACCGGCGATTGCATGTCTTGCACTCGTACACCCGGCCCATAGGCTTCTCGATGCCGTTCATCTTTTGAGCCTTTGCTCCATTACAAGAGAGCAGCAGTAGAAGATCGCCCATCTTGGTGCTCTCCAgttccccctcctctcttgcTGCCGTGCAAAGCTTGGCCATGAAGTCTTGGTCAAGAAGTCCGGAAGTATGTATGCATGTGGGTGAGCTCATTGGACTGTGGAGTTTTTTAGCCGGAAGGGAATGCATGGGGGGGCCAGCCTTATAGGGTGGTGCTGAGACCAGCCGAGGCCAAGAGATACCATGTTGCACGGGTCACGTCAGAGATGATGACCGTGATGCCGCCCACTCGGAACATTCACGCCTTTGAGCACGCGACCGCGTATCAGCCACATCAAACTACAGTCAAGGTTTATGGCCCGTTCATGTGCTTAATCATTTAAACGCAAGCCTAACGCTCGCATAAAACGCTCATTTTTCGGGAGCCCCTTAGTCAACACGCTCCACTGACTTGTTAGGTGAGTTATAGACCCACCAACAAAGTTCCATTGATACTTCACAGTTCATATACGCCTTCCTCACCAAGTAAATCATATCCTATACTGTATGCACCAACATAATCATGCTCGCTTCCTTCTTGTAAGCCAATCACCAAGATAAACGCATGTTAAAATCGCCATTTGTCCCAAAAACGCGAGGACAGGATTCAAATTcaggacctctcctctgatacTATGCTAAAATCACTACttatcccaaaagcttaagttaATAGTAagagataaatttatttatatatttttatatttttttaatacttgATGAATGAGATCCGTGGTGACCAGCATGGCACACAGCCACATGGTGCATGCATgccaaatataatttttctctcACAAGAGTCCATCTTCAACACCTAAAAAATTCTGCttgaatattaaaataatagaaCATCTAACGATGTTTTTGCTCAAATAATTGCtcattaataaaaaattatttttcacgGTGTGCAATTATTTTAACCccttaacatatatatatatatatatatatatatatatatatatatatatatatatatatatatatatatatatatatatatatatatatatatataattgatagGAAAGCTTAAACCGCTGTTATAGCTATTATCTTATGAGCATCTTAAACCATGAACCACGCATGTGAGAGATACAAGTGGCAAAATCCACGAAAGGTCAGATATGAGTTAGACCTTTTTTCAAAATAAGACGACGTCGGCAAACAAGCTGTCTGCAGGAAAACCCAACAAATTTTTGTTAAAAATCATAGGAGCTTCGAGACCAGATGTTGAAATCACCGCTGGTCCCAACAGCTTAAGCTGACCTCTATTCTGATAGCATGCTGAAATTACTCATTGTTTCAAAAGCTTaaggatgaagtagatttatttatatattttatatatttttatattagacAATTGAAATTTAGAACTTGACAGGGCGGTCAAAAGGATGATCTTGACCTGTCCACGGAGCGGCATTGAAGCTTCCGGCTCCCCATCTCATTGGAATCCAAAGGCCGGTGCCGGACTGCGGTCCCACTTGATAAGTGAAAATAACTAGAGAGAATAAACAGTATATGAATTAATCAGTATATGTGAGGACTTGATTAGAAGACAGGAGTTGCTTGGCTGGGGAGGTAACGCGGCTTACACGTCATTCTTCTTTGTCCTTCTGGTTTCAGTCTTCTTCTAGAGCTTATCACTTACGCTGTTGGGTCCTCCCTCGGTATGTGGTCATCGATTGGAAGTTTGCAGGTGTGAAGCTTAGAACTTTAGACGAGAGGAGATTAGAGAATTAGGAGAGTTTAAACTTGCAGGAGGGCTGGTATCAGGTTTTTGGAATGGAGGTTATCTTCAGTATTCTTGGTAGTGATTCTGATGGTCGGGTTTTCACTCTACGCGTGGATAGATCTGGGGTTGACTCCGAGTGGTCGCATCCGTATGTGTGCATGGAATCCTTGCCATGAAGTTTCGGTCTGGGTTTTAATTAGAAGTCCGTTGCGTTACAACTCGTGCTTGTGCTGGCATCCGTTTTGCTCCACTGGTTATGGCGAGTATTGAgagttctctttcttttttaaaaaaaagttatttctATGGCCAAGATGTGGGCTGGCAGGTAAATGTAATCCACCGTATGGGAGCCCAATGatgtcacaaaaaaaaaagggggttaGATGACTACAGCTATACGACCCAACGGGGTTGCTGTACTAGTTTCCAAAACAACATGGTTTATTATTTGTGCTGATGTTCTCCTCCGCTCATTGCGGCCCGCCTGTCGGACATGGGAGCTAGAGGCTTATGTCCCCGCCCTTGGGGCCTGCCCGATATCCTACCTTTTATTTGCTGACGATTGTTTTATTTTGTCCAGGGCGAGGATGCAGGATGCGCGAGCGCTGAAGTAGGTTTTGGAGAATTATTGCGAGGTGTCTGGTTAGCGGGTGAACTTCCACAAGTCCGCTATCTGCTTCAGCCCGCGTACGGAGTTACGGGTTCGATAGGAGATCCGTGCACTTTTTGCGAGGAGAGAGCAAGAGGGGCCCTGGTGCTACTTAGGTGTCCCCATTTTCAGGAAGATACTGCATATATCTGAGTGCCTCGAGATAGTGCAGTATGTCCAAAAGCGGCTGGaggattgaagagcagcatCGCTCTCCATGATGGGCAGAGTGACCCTGGTCAGATCGGTCTTGTGCTCCATACCGGTCTACCTTATATCCTACATCGTTGTCCCAAAAACGATGCTGGCGAGGATCGAGCGGTTTCTACGAAGATTCCTATGGGGGTCTCTCGGTGGGGCCACCAGGTGCACCTTGTAGCTTAGGAGTCGATTTGTCTTCAAACCTGAGCTGGCGGTCTGGGGCTGCATTCTCTCTTAACGAGGAGAGCGGCTTTGATTGCTTGGCATGCAGCTAGATTCATCCTGGAGCCCCAATGTTtttggagtcaggtgatggtaTCGTGATGTGGTCCGGCTCGGGTTGGCGAGACACCGACTAGGAGCTGGCGATGCTCCCCCTTGTGGCAGGAAATTGACAGGTATGTGCCTTGGTTTTAGTCTAATTACATGTGGTTGATCGGTGATGGACAAAGCATGGACGTGGTAGTAGACTCATGGGTGAATTTGCTTCCAGTAGGGCGGTGGCCGACCATGGTTAGCATTGACGCCCGGGAGAGCTTCGGGTTTGTGACTTCCTTCGGCCCGGTGGGGCAGGATGGGATTCTACCCACTTAGAACAGCTGTTTGGTGATTAGCTTGCTGAGAGGATCCGGTCAGTACCAGTTCCAAGTTATCCTTGTCTCCATGTATAGGTATGTTGCTCAACATTTAGATCTAGAGTCGGAGTTGTCGATGTCTTCGGCTTTCTCTAGAGTGTGCAGCACACAAGGGTTGACCGTGCTTGGGTCTGGCGCTTGGGTCTGCATTCGAGGGTGGCCTTATTTCTCTAGAAGGTGGCCTAGGGTAGGCTACCGACGAGGCTCGTCCTGAGTGGTAGGGGCCTGGAGACCCATTCTGAGTGCCCCTTATGCCAGGTGGCTGAGTCTGTGGACCATGCATTGTTCCAGTGCCAGCATGCGAGGAGGATTTGGGAGCTTGCCAGGGCCCCTTTGGAAGCCCGGCATGACTCGGCGTCCTTTCTGCAGTTGACCAGACGGTGGGTGGCCTCATCATGCTCCAGGCAGGCGGCTACAATGGTGGCCTATACGGCGTATCAAATCTGGCTATCCAGAAATGCCTCGACGTTTGGTGAGAGTTGTCCCCCTCCACGGTTCGTGATTGAGCGGGCTCGGAGCCAGGCAACTAAGGTTATTCAATTGCACCTGTCGGATGGACCCTTGATAGCTTAGGACACCTGGGGCTCCTCTCTTACTTTTGGAGCATTTTgcacggtgttcttcacctaggAGCCCCCATCCCCAAGTTTCCTGAAGGTAAATTTTGACGGTAGTATACTGGATGGCGAGAGTAGGAGAGGGGCGGCCTTCATCATCAGAGGTCTGGACTCCAGGGTGATTGCAGCTAGTGGCTGCCAGATTTTTGATACCTCGGTCTTGGGAATGGAGTTGAGGGCAGCTTGGTCCGGCTTGAGTTACGCTCGACGCTTATTGCATACATGTGTTATAGTGCTGGAGGGCGACTCAGCGACAATTATTAGCTGGATCCAGCAGAGCGTGGGTGGGGTGGGCGACACCCACCCGCTGCTTAGGGATATTCGGGCTATGGTGAGTGAGGGGATGGTTGTTCAAGCAAAGTATGCGTACTGGGAAGCCAATGGGGCAACAGATTGGGTAGCCTCTTTCATGGCTAACCATTTTGGGAAGACCCTTTGGCTGGGGGAGAGAGAGTTATCCAGTGCGCTCTGGAACTTGTTATCTTTGACTTTTTTAGGTGTATTCGTACTCGTCGTATATAATACATCTGCttcagccaaaaaaaagaaaagaaaagaaaagaaaagaaaaacaaagaaagaaacgcCACGGTAGAATGGACCATACATGGGGTTTCATATCTGATTCTAAAGTGTTGAACCGGAGGATCAATACCCTGCACCATCCATCCCTCGGTACACGAGTGGATGGTGATTGTGGTGCAAAGAGAGATACATGCATGGCTTATGGTGCTCGTATATCATATTTTCCTTTAATCACTCGCTCTCAAACAGTACATGGTTGGCTGGTGATAGGATTCTGGATCTCTCTTCGGTTCAACTTGCATCTCAAAGCATCTAAAACTTTAGAGGGAggaaccatttttttttaaaattttttttttggcaacagAGATGTGAGGAAACTTACTGCAAGCGGATGAAAGAGAACCCTCCGGCATCTGCACTGATAAAGAAATCAAAATAGGTAGAAATCCTTCCATCCAAATCCTTTCAACCTATTCGATGCTTGCATATAGTTGGTTAGCCAATCTGCTACCATA
Encoded proteins:
- the LOC103711462 gene encoding zinc finger protein ZAT11-like; the encoded protein is MSSPTCIHTSGLLDQDFMAKLCTAAREEGELESTKMGDLLLLLSCNGAKAQKMNGIEKPMGRVYECKTCNRRFPTFQALGGHRTSHLRPRIRRNRVEPPKKERPKQRVHECPVCGLEFPIGQALGGHMRRHKPTEAGEVHAEEKAGAGKILWLDLNLTPLENDLELTTLRLGLEIVEEASGCHRFL